In Solanum lycopersicum chromosome 5, SLM_r2.1, the following are encoded in one genomic region:
- the LOC101267609 gene encoding protein REDUCED CHLOROPLAST COVERAGE 1 isoform X1 has translation MAPNKNGRGKTKGDKKKKEEKVIPVAMDITVNLKDETHIILKGISTDRIIDVRRLLSVNTATCNITNFSLSHEVRGPRLKDTVDISALKPCVLTLIEEDYDEESATSHVKRLLDIVACTTCFGPSVRDSGGNSEATNESKSVKKSSKQRRNGKDKRSPSPPEGAAATVTAMVVDEDGEMSNSCPKLGSFYEFFSLSHLTPPLQFIRRETRKVDEVLPNDYLFSLEVKLFNGKLVSVEACRKGFHNTGKHGILCHNLVDLLRQLSRAFDNMIPLFQAYNELMKGFLERNKFGNLPYGLRANTWLVPPVAAQMPSIFPSLPVEDEKWGGNGGGLGRDGKSDLLPYASELLFIAYMPCKTTEERQVRDRRAFLLHSLFVDVAISRAISAVRHVMEKVKPAHSDANREIIYNERVGDLSIFVTKDVADGSCKIDTKIDGCQTTGIAKKNLIERHLLKGITADENTAAHDIASLGVLNVRHCGYIATVKVQGKESDKVGFPSESIELADQPDGGANALNINSLRYLLHAKDDNKVMHSKPSKSEEISSSRAFVKRILKESLIKLQEQNIEGDSFIRWELGACWIQHLRDLKKSEKDKKPHTMKTKDEIKVEGLGIHLKSLKNRKQNEPQSESFKPVADSVDGRSEEDVIPSEDSQRETDANQNQLILKSLLSDDGFTRLKESETGLHVKSVEELIDMSQKYYNEVALPKLVADFGSLELSPVDGRTLTDFMHTRGLRMRSLGHIIKLSDKLSHVQSLCIHEMIIRAFKHILQAVIASVVEIEDLAAVIAATLNMMLGFPENDEQNEPHGIDPLVWRWLELFLKNRYEWETGILNYKDVRKITILRGLCLKVGIELVPRDYDVNSPNPFRKEDIVSLVPVHKQAVCSSADGRQLLESSKTALDKGKLEDAVSYGTKALAKLVAVCGPYHRMTAGAYSLLAVVLYHTGDFNQATVYQQKALDINERELGLDHPDTMKSYGDLAVFYYRLQHTELALNYVKRALYQLHLTCGPSHPNTAATYINVAMMEEGLGNVHVALRYLHKALKCNQRLLGPDHIQTAASYHAIAIALSLMEAYALSVQHEQTTLQILKKKLGPDDLRTQDAAAWLEYFESKAFEQQEAARNGTRKPDASIASKGHLSVSDLLDYINPGSDAKGRNAMLAKRKGFASKVKGKSDQTNCASANSVTPKDVLEVKQDDQKLICKDDNDSQKNEEPFDIVVMSNLNADRRISENNKPIEPRPLVKDTSLEKCVNGAVLSEPYAEAGDGWQPVQKPRSAGIYGQKLRQRWQTISKVTDFQNEDSISKVGHARLKNNYQAGRYFVLKKKTSDGNNADYYVAKGPSPSTKLGRRVAKAVMYRVKSVTSSVRDVVALTSNTGGELLSSSVEQIQVCAVKEAGPMPKRSSIVSLGISPSYKDVAVAPPGTIYMLQKSFSQDEVPDSPKVLELGEEANGEEQNFELMKSNAESIKLGDVQHLIADDAGNINDETVATDNKEGISLSYLGGGEISDVTCPVMPSVQSSHVDVSPMEEEGLNTRNMCISDNFDSNGNSNVTLQEMEYPEVKASVSYSSDISRDMSNKQLSASAAPFSPFPAVARIVPLPMNINHPSGPGRLPPVGLWPMNMSVHPGTPTILPNPMCSSPHHSYHSPPPTPNMMNCLPFMYPPYSQPQMLPPTTFPVNSSAFHPNHYAWQCNMTPKASDYVPGSVWSGCHPIEFSVSLPVVEPITESTLVSVTKESSDNSERSSPVPSFPVDLISGDEVKAEANLPAPDAVEILNDIAEVGSEKVRAMNTLASEYITLSDNQSQKGDAPNENAGSCDNYIQRHPCKTDDEKTFNILIRGRRNRKQILRMPMSLLKRPYTSQPFKAVCCRVIRD, from the exons ATGGCACCAAACAAGAATGGTCGTGGCAAGACAAAAGGagacaagaagaagaaggaagaaaaag TTATTCCCGTTGCTATGGATATAACAGTAAATCTAAAGGATGAGACTCATATTATTCTAAAG GGAATATCAACGGATAGAATAATCGATGTTCGTCGATTATTATCAGTGAACACAGCAACGTGTAATATCACCAATTTTTCATTATCTCATGAG GTAAGGGGCCCACGTTTAAAGGACACGGTGGACATTTCCGCCTTGAAGCCATGCGTCCTCACACTCATAGAAG AGGACTACGACGAAGAGAGCGCGACGAGTCACGTTAAACGATTGCTGGATATCGTCGCCTGTACGACGTGTTTTGGGCCGTCTGTTAGAGATTCCGGCGGGAATTCTGAAGCTACAAATGAATCGAAGAGCGTTAAGAAATCGAGTAAGCAGCGGAGAAATGGAAAGGATAAGCGATCTCCTTCACCGCCGGAGGGTGCGGCGGCGACGGTGACGGCGATGGTGGTGGATGAAGACGGAGAAATGAGTAATTCCTGCCCGAAGCTTGGTAGCTTCTACGAATTCTTCTCACTTTCTCATCTCACACCACCTCTTCAGT TTATAAGAAGGGAAACAAGAAAGGTTGATGAAGTTCTACCAAATGATTATCTTTTCTCACTTGAA GTGAAACTCTTCAACGGGAAGTTGGTTTCGGTTGAAGCTTGCAGAAAAGGTTTTCATAACACTGGAAAGCATGGGATACTTTGTCACAATCTTGTAGATTTGTTGAGACAACTAAGCAGAGCATTTGACAAT ATGATTCCTCTTTTTCAGGCCTACAATGAACTCATGAAAGGATTTCTGGAGCGTAACAAG TTTGGGAATCTTCCTTATGGTCTCAGAGCCAACACATGGCTTGTTCCCCCCGTGGCTGCACAGATGCCGTCAATCTTTCCTTCTCTGCCTGTGGAGGATGAAAAGTGGGGAGGAAATGGAGGTGGTCTAGGCCGAGATGGAAAAAGTGATTTATTACCTTATGCAAGTGAACTTTTGTTTATTGCATATATGCCTTGTAAGACAACAGAGGAGAGGCAGGTTCGAGATAGAAGGGCTTTTCTTCTTCATAGTTTATTTGTTGATGTTGCAATTTCTCGGGCCATCTCAGCTGTGCGACATGTAATGGAGAAAGTTAAACCAGCTCATTCTGATGCAAACAGAGAAATCATTTATAATGAGAGAGTTGGGGACTTGAGCATATTTGTCACCAAAGATGTGGCGGATGGTAGCTGCAAAATCGATACCAAAATTGATGGATGTCAAACAACTGGAATAGCTAAGAAAAATCTGATTGAAAGGCATCTACTCAAGGGGATTACTGCTGATGAAAATACTGCTGCCCAT GATATTGCCAGTTTAGGTGTTTTGAATGTAAGGCATTGTGGTTATATTGCGACTGTAAAAGTTCAAGGGAAAGAGAGTGACAAAGTGGGATTTCCATCGGAAAGCATTGAACTTGCTGATCAGCCTGATGGTGGTGCAAATGCGCTTAATATCAACAG TTTAAGGTATTTGCTTCATGCGAAAGATGACAACAAGGTAATGCATTCAAAACCCTCAAAATCTGAAGAGATCAGTTCCTCTCGGGCATTTGTGAAGAGAATCCTAAAAGAGAGTCTTATCAAGCTTCAAGAACAGAATATAGAAGGTGACTCTTTTATCAGATGGGAACTTGGAGCTTGCTGGATACAACACTTACGGGATCTAAAGAAATCAGAGAAAGATAAAAAACCTCATACAATGAAGACAAAAGATGAGATCAAGGTTGAGGGACTTGGAATACATCTGAAATCCCTTAAGAACAGAAAGCAGAACGAACCCCAGTCTGAAAGCTTCAAACCTGTGGCAGATAGTGTAGATGGGAGATCAGAAGAAGATGTCATTCCATCAGAGGATTCTCAACGTGAGACTGATGCCAATCAAAATCAGCTCATACTGAAGTCATTGCTGTCGGATGATGGTTTTACTCGTCTGAAAGAGTCGGAGACCGGACTTCACGTTAAG TCTGTGGAAGAGCTGATTGATATGTCACAGAAGTACTACAATGAAGTTGCCCTTCCAAAACTG GTTGCAGATTTTGGATCTCTGGAACTCTCACCAGTTGATGGTCGAACCTTAACTGATTTCATGCATACCAGAGGTCTGCGAATGCGTTCTCTTGGACACATT ATAAAACTTTCAGACAAATTATCTCATGTGCAATCTCTATGTATACACGAGATGATAATACGAGCTTTTAAGCATATTCTGCAAGCTGTTATTGCTTCGGTCGTTGAGATAGAAGATCTGGCTGCAGTAATTGCTGCTACATTAAACATGATGCTTGGGTTTCCTGAAAATGATGAACAAAATGAACCCCATGGCATAGACCCACTTGTGTGGAGATGGCTGGagttatttttgaagaatcgaTATGAATGGGAGACTGGCATTTTAAATTACAAGGATGTGAGGAAAATCACAATTCTTCGCGGTTTATGCCTTAAg GTGGGAATCGAACTTGTTCCGAGAGATTATGATGTGAATTCTCCAAATCCTTTTAGAAAGGAAGACATTGTCAGCCTAGTACCTGTGCATAAG CAAGCTGTTTGCTCTTCTGCAGATGGACGACAGCTTTTGGAATCATCAAAGACGGCTCTGGATAAGGGTAAACTCGAAGATGCTGTCAGCTATGGGACTAAG GCTCTTGCTAAGCTTGTTGCAGTATGTGGTCCCTACCATAGAATGACAGCTGGAGCATATAGCCTTTTAGCTGTTGTTTTGTATCACACCGGTGATTTTAATCAG GCAACTGTCTATCAGCAGAAAGCCCTGGACATCAATGAAAGAGAGTTAGGGCTTGATCACCCAGATACCATGAAAAGTTACGGGGATCTTGCAGTTTTCTATTACCGACTTCAACACACAGAGTTGGCTCTCAA TTATGTAAAGCGAGCTCTTTATCAATTGCATCTCACATGTGGCCCCTCACATCCAAACACTGCCGCAACATACATAAATGTGGCTATGATGGAAGAAGGGCTTGGTAATGTGCATGTTGCCCTCAGATATCTCCATAAAGCTCTGAAGTGCAATCAAAGGTTACTCGGGCCTGACCATATTCAG ACTGCTGCGAGTTACCATGCTATAGCAATTGCTCTCTCTTTGATGGAAGCTTATGCTTTGAGTGTTCAACATGAGCAAACAACCTTGCAGATACTCAAAAAGAAGCTTGGTCCAGATGACCTTCGCACACAG GATGCTGCTGCTTGGCTTGAGTATTTCGAGTCCAAGGCTTTTGAACAGCAAGAAGCTGCTCGAAATGGGACTAGGAAGCCAGATGCATCAATAGCCAGCAAGGGCCATTTAAG TGTGTCGGATTTGCTCGACTATATCAATCCTGGTTCTGATGCCAAAGGGAGAAATGCTATGTTAGCAAAAAGAAAAGGCTTTGCCTCAAAG GTAAAGGGAAAATCTGATCAGACCAATTGTGCCTCAGCAAACTCTGTCACTCCTAAAGATGTCCTGGAAGTGAAGCAAGATGATCAGAAACTAATTTGCAAAGATGATAATGATTCCCAGAAGAATGAGGAACCCTTTGACATAGTAGTTATGTCTAATCTGAATGCAGACCGAAGAATTTCAGAGAACAACAAACCCATTGAACCTAGACCCTTGGTGAAAGACACTTCGTTGGAGAAGTGTGTTAATGGCGCTGTCTTATCTGAACCTTATGCAGAAGCAGGTGATGGATGGCAGCCAGTACAGAAACCAAGATCAGCTGGTATTTATGGCCAAAAACTAAGACAGAGGTGGCAAACCATCAGCAAGGTCACTGATTTTCAGAATGAAGACTCAATTTCTAAAGTTGGCCATGCTAGATTGAAGAATAACTATCAAGCTGGTAGATATTTTGTCTTAAAGAAAAAGACATCAGATGGAAATAATGCAGATTATTATGTAGCAAAGGGTCCATCTCCCAGTACCAAACTTGGTCGAAGAGTTGCCAAAGCTGTCATGTATCGGGTCAAGTCCGTGACATCGTCTGTCAGAGATGTTGTTGCTTTGACCTCTAATACCGGAGGTGAGTTATTAAGTTCTTCAGTGGAGCAGATTCAAGTCTGTGCAGTAAAAGAGGCTGGACCAATGCCAAAGAGGAGTTCCATAGTAAGCTTAGGAATATCTCCTTCCTACAAGGATGTAGCAGTTGCCCCACCAGGTACCATCTATATGTTGCAGAAGAGCTTTTCTCAAGACGAAGTTCCTGATAGTCCAAAAGTTCTGGAACTTGGAGAAGAAGCCAATGGAGAGGAACAAAATTTTGAGCTAATGAAAAGTAATGCAGAATCCATCAAGCTGGGGGACGTTCAGCATCTTATTGCAGATGATGCTGGTAATATAAATGATGAAACAGTAGCTACTGACAACAAAGAAGGAATTTCTTTGAGTTATTTGGGAGGAGGTGAAATTTCAGATGTCACATGTCCAGTCATGCCTTCAGTTCAATCCAGCCATGTTGATGTTAGTCCAATGGAAGAGGAAGGTCTCAACACTCGCAACATGTGTATTTCTGACAATTTTGATTCAAATGGTAATTCAAATGTTACGTTACAAGAGATGGAGTACCCAGAGGTAAAAGCTTCAGTATCTTATTCAAGTGATATTAGTCGAGATATGTCCAATAAACAGTTATCTGCATCAGCGGCACCCTTCAGCCCATTCCCAGCCGTTGCTCGTATAGTGCCACTGCCTATGAACATTAATCACCCTTCTGGTCCTGGAAGACTACCACCAGTAGGTCTTTGGCCAATGAATATGAGTGTTCATCCAGGAACACCCACTATTTTGCCCAACCCAATGTGCTCCTCCCCTCATCACTCATATCATTCACCTCCGCCCACCCCAAACATGATGAACTGTTTGCCCTTTATGTACCCTCCCTATTCTCAACCCCAGATGTTACCTCCAACTACATTCCCAGTAAACAGCAGCGCTTTCCATCCCAATCATTATGCTTGGCAGTGCAATATGACTCCTAAAGCATCAGATTATGTTCCTGGCTCAGTTTGGTCTGGCTGCCATCCAATAGAGTTTTCTGTCTCGCTACCTGTGGTTGAACCAATTACTGAGTCAACTTTGGTTTCGGTCACAAAAGAGTCATCTGATAATTCTGAGCGCTCGAGTCCGGTACCAAGCTTTCCTGTTGATCTCATCTCTGGGGATGAGGTTAAGGCAGAAGCAAATCTTCCAGCACCAGATGCCGTGGAAATTTTGAATGATATAGCTGAGGTTGGATCAGAAAAAGTGAGAGCAATGAACACATTGGCTTCAGAGTACATTACCTTGTCGGACAATCAATCACAGAAGGGTGACGCTCCAAATGAGAATGCTGGATCCTGTGATAATTACATACAGAGACACCCTTGTAAGACTGATGAtgagaagactttcaacattttAATAAGAGGTAGGAGGAACCGCAAACAAATTCTGAGAATGCCGATGAGTTTGCTTAAGAGACCATATACTTCTCAGCCCTTCAAAGCTGTATGTTGCAGGGTAATAAGAGACTGA
- the LOC101267609 gene encoding protein REDUCED CHLOROPLAST COVERAGE 1 isoform X2: protein MAPNKNGRGKTKGDKKKKEEKVIPVAMDITVNLKDETHIILKGISTDRIIDVRRLLSVNTATCNITNFSLSHEVRGPRLKDTVDISALKPCVLTLIEEDYDEESATSHVKRLLDIVACTTCFGPSVRDSGGNSEATNESKSVKKSSKQRRNGKDKRSPSPPEGAAATVTAMVVDEDGEMSNSCPKLGSFYEFFSLSHLTPPLQFIRRETRKVDEVLPNDYLFSLEVKLFNGKLVSVEACRKGFHNTGKHGILCHNLVDLLRQLSRAFDNAYNELMKGFLERNKFGNLPYGLRANTWLVPPVAAQMPSIFPSLPVEDEKWGGNGGGLGRDGKSDLLPYASELLFIAYMPCKTTEERQVRDRRAFLLHSLFVDVAISRAISAVRHVMEKVKPAHSDANREIIYNERVGDLSIFVTKDVADGSCKIDTKIDGCQTTGIAKKNLIERHLLKGITADENTAAHDIASLGVLNVRHCGYIATVKVQGKESDKVGFPSESIELADQPDGGANALNINSLRYLLHAKDDNKVMHSKPSKSEEISSSRAFVKRILKESLIKLQEQNIEGDSFIRWELGACWIQHLRDLKKSEKDKKPHTMKTKDEIKVEGLGIHLKSLKNRKQNEPQSESFKPVADSVDGRSEEDVIPSEDSQRETDANQNQLILKSLLSDDGFTRLKESETGLHVKSVEELIDMSQKYYNEVALPKLVADFGSLELSPVDGRTLTDFMHTRGLRMRSLGHIIKLSDKLSHVQSLCIHEMIIRAFKHILQAVIASVVEIEDLAAVIAATLNMMLGFPENDEQNEPHGIDPLVWRWLELFLKNRYEWETGILNYKDVRKITILRGLCLKVGIELVPRDYDVNSPNPFRKEDIVSLVPVHKQAVCSSADGRQLLESSKTALDKGKLEDAVSYGTKALAKLVAVCGPYHRMTAGAYSLLAVVLYHTGDFNQATVYQQKALDINERELGLDHPDTMKSYGDLAVFYYRLQHTELALNYVKRALYQLHLTCGPSHPNTAATYINVAMMEEGLGNVHVALRYLHKALKCNQRLLGPDHIQTAASYHAIAIALSLMEAYALSVQHEQTTLQILKKKLGPDDLRTQDAAAWLEYFESKAFEQQEAARNGTRKPDASIASKGHLSVSDLLDYINPGSDAKGRNAMLAKRKGFASKVKGKSDQTNCASANSVTPKDVLEVKQDDQKLICKDDNDSQKNEEPFDIVVMSNLNADRRISENNKPIEPRPLVKDTSLEKCVNGAVLSEPYAEAGDGWQPVQKPRSAGIYGQKLRQRWQTISKVTDFQNEDSISKVGHARLKNNYQAGRYFVLKKKTSDGNNADYYVAKGPSPSTKLGRRVAKAVMYRVKSVTSSVRDVVALTSNTGGELLSSSVEQIQVCAVKEAGPMPKRSSIVSLGISPSYKDVAVAPPGTIYMLQKSFSQDEVPDSPKVLELGEEANGEEQNFELMKSNAESIKLGDVQHLIADDAGNINDETVATDNKEGISLSYLGGGEISDVTCPVMPSVQSSHVDVSPMEEEGLNTRNMCISDNFDSNGNSNVTLQEMEYPEVKASVSYSSDISRDMSNKQLSASAAPFSPFPAVARIVPLPMNINHPSGPGRLPPVGLWPMNMSVHPGTPTILPNPMCSSPHHSYHSPPPTPNMMNCLPFMYPPYSQPQMLPPTTFPVNSSAFHPNHYAWQCNMTPKASDYVPGSVWSGCHPIEFSVSLPVVEPITESTLVSVTKESSDNSERSSPVPSFPVDLISGDEVKAEANLPAPDAVEILNDIAEVGSEKVRAMNTLASEYITLSDNQSQKGDAPNENAGSCDNYIQRHPCKTDDEKTFNILIRGRRNRKQILRMPMSLLKRPYTSQPFKAVCCRVIRD, encoded by the exons ATGGCACCAAACAAGAATGGTCGTGGCAAGACAAAAGGagacaagaagaagaaggaagaaaaag TTATTCCCGTTGCTATGGATATAACAGTAAATCTAAAGGATGAGACTCATATTATTCTAAAG GGAATATCAACGGATAGAATAATCGATGTTCGTCGATTATTATCAGTGAACACAGCAACGTGTAATATCACCAATTTTTCATTATCTCATGAG GTAAGGGGCCCACGTTTAAAGGACACGGTGGACATTTCCGCCTTGAAGCCATGCGTCCTCACACTCATAGAAG AGGACTACGACGAAGAGAGCGCGACGAGTCACGTTAAACGATTGCTGGATATCGTCGCCTGTACGACGTGTTTTGGGCCGTCTGTTAGAGATTCCGGCGGGAATTCTGAAGCTACAAATGAATCGAAGAGCGTTAAGAAATCGAGTAAGCAGCGGAGAAATGGAAAGGATAAGCGATCTCCTTCACCGCCGGAGGGTGCGGCGGCGACGGTGACGGCGATGGTGGTGGATGAAGACGGAGAAATGAGTAATTCCTGCCCGAAGCTTGGTAGCTTCTACGAATTCTTCTCACTTTCTCATCTCACACCACCTCTTCAGT TTATAAGAAGGGAAACAAGAAAGGTTGATGAAGTTCTACCAAATGATTATCTTTTCTCACTTGAA GTGAAACTCTTCAACGGGAAGTTGGTTTCGGTTGAAGCTTGCAGAAAAGGTTTTCATAACACTGGAAAGCATGGGATACTTTGTCACAATCTTGTAGATTTGTTGAGACAACTAAGCAGAGCATTTGACAAT GCCTACAATGAACTCATGAAAGGATTTCTGGAGCGTAACAAG TTTGGGAATCTTCCTTATGGTCTCAGAGCCAACACATGGCTTGTTCCCCCCGTGGCTGCACAGATGCCGTCAATCTTTCCTTCTCTGCCTGTGGAGGATGAAAAGTGGGGAGGAAATGGAGGTGGTCTAGGCCGAGATGGAAAAAGTGATTTATTACCTTATGCAAGTGAACTTTTGTTTATTGCATATATGCCTTGTAAGACAACAGAGGAGAGGCAGGTTCGAGATAGAAGGGCTTTTCTTCTTCATAGTTTATTTGTTGATGTTGCAATTTCTCGGGCCATCTCAGCTGTGCGACATGTAATGGAGAAAGTTAAACCAGCTCATTCTGATGCAAACAGAGAAATCATTTATAATGAGAGAGTTGGGGACTTGAGCATATTTGTCACCAAAGATGTGGCGGATGGTAGCTGCAAAATCGATACCAAAATTGATGGATGTCAAACAACTGGAATAGCTAAGAAAAATCTGATTGAAAGGCATCTACTCAAGGGGATTACTGCTGATGAAAATACTGCTGCCCAT GATATTGCCAGTTTAGGTGTTTTGAATGTAAGGCATTGTGGTTATATTGCGACTGTAAAAGTTCAAGGGAAAGAGAGTGACAAAGTGGGATTTCCATCGGAAAGCATTGAACTTGCTGATCAGCCTGATGGTGGTGCAAATGCGCTTAATATCAACAG TTTAAGGTATTTGCTTCATGCGAAAGATGACAACAAGGTAATGCATTCAAAACCCTCAAAATCTGAAGAGATCAGTTCCTCTCGGGCATTTGTGAAGAGAATCCTAAAAGAGAGTCTTATCAAGCTTCAAGAACAGAATATAGAAGGTGACTCTTTTATCAGATGGGAACTTGGAGCTTGCTGGATACAACACTTACGGGATCTAAAGAAATCAGAGAAAGATAAAAAACCTCATACAATGAAGACAAAAGATGAGATCAAGGTTGAGGGACTTGGAATACATCTGAAATCCCTTAAGAACAGAAAGCAGAACGAACCCCAGTCTGAAAGCTTCAAACCTGTGGCAGATAGTGTAGATGGGAGATCAGAAGAAGATGTCATTCCATCAGAGGATTCTCAACGTGAGACTGATGCCAATCAAAATCAGCTCATACTGAAGTCATTGCTGTCGGATGATGGTTTTACTCGTCTGAAAGAGTCGGAGACCGGACTTCACGTTAAG TCTGTGGAAGAGCTGATTGATATGTCACAGAAGTACTACAATGAAGTTGCCCTTCCAAAACTG GTTGCAGATTTTGGATCTCTGGAACTCTCACCAGTTGATGGTCGAACCTTAACTGATTTCATGCATACCAGAGGTCTGCGAATGCGTTCTCTTGGACACATT ATAAAACTTTCAGACAAATTATCTCATGTGCAATCTCTATGTATACACGAGATGATAATACGAGCTTTTAAGCATATTCTGCAAGCTGTTATTGCTTCGGTCGTTGAGATAGAAGATCTGGCTGCAGTAATTGCTGCTACATTAAACATGATGCTTGGGTTTCCTGAAAATGATGAACAAAATGAACCCCATGGCATAGACCCACTTGTGTGGAGATGGCTGGagttatttttgaagaatcgaTATGAATGGGAGACTGGCATTTTAAATTACAAGGATGTGAGGAAAATCACAATTCTTCGCGGTTTATGCCTTAAg GTGGGAATCGAACTTGTTCCGAGAGATTATGATGTGAATTCTCCAAATCCTTTTAGAAAGGAAGACATTGTCAGCCTAGTACCTGTGCATAAG CAAGCTGTTTGCTCTTCTGCAGATGGACGACAGCTTTTGGAATCATCAAAGACGGCTCTGGATAAGGGTAAACTCGAAGATGCTGTCAGCTATGGGACTAAG GCTCTTGCTAAGCTTGTTGCAGTATGTGGTCCCTACCATAGAATGACAGCTGGAGCATATAGCCTTTTAGCTGTTGTTTTGTATCACACCGGTGATTTTAATCAG GCAACTGTCTATCAGCAGAAAGCCCTGGACATCAATGAAAGAGAGTTAGGGCTTGATCACCCAGATACCATGAAAAGTTACGGGGATCTTGCAGTTTTCTATTACCGACTTCAACACACAGAGTTGGCTCTCAA TTATGTAAAGCGAGCTCTTTATCAATTGCATCTCACATGTGGCCCCTCACATCCAAACACTGCCGCAACATACATAAATGTGGCTATGATGGAAGAAGGGCTTGGTAATGTGCATGTTGCCCTCAGATATCTCCATAAAGCTCTGAAGTGCAATCAAAGGTTACTCGGGCCTGACCATATTCAG ACTGCTGCGAGTTACCATGCTATAGCAATTGCTCTCTCTTTGATGGAAGCTTATGCTTTGAGTGTTCAACATGAGCAAACAACCTTGCAGATACTCAAAAAGAAGCTTGGTCCAGATGACCTTCGCACACAG GATGCTGCTGCTTGGCTTGAGTATTTCGAGTCCAAGGCTTTTGAACAGCAAGAAGCTGCTCGAAATGGGACTAGGAAGCCAGATGCATCAATAGCCAGCAAGGGCCATTTAAG TGTGTCGGATTTGCTCGACTATATCAATCCTGGTTCTGATGCCAAAGGGAGAAATGCTATGTTAGCAAAAAGAAAAGGCTTTGCCTCAAAG GTAAAGGGAAAATCTGATCAGACCAATTGTGCCTCAGCAAACTCTGTCACTCCTAAAGATGTCCTGGAAGTGAAGCAAGATGATCAGAAACTAATTTGCAAAGATGATAATGATTCCCAGAAGAATGAGGAACCCTTTGACATAGTAGTTATGTCTAATCTGAATGCAGACCGAAGAATTTCAGAGAACAACAAACCCATTGAACCTAGACCCTTGGTGAAAGACACTTCGTTGGAGAAGTGTGTTAATGGCGCTGTCTTATCTGAACCTTATGCAGAAGCAGGTGATGGATGGCAGCCAGTACAGAAACCAAGATCAGCTGGTATTTATGGCCAAAAACTAAGACAGAGGTGGCAAACCATCAGCAAGGTCACTGATTTTCAGAATGAAGACTCAATTTCTAAAGTTGGCCATGCTAGATTGAAGAATAACTATCAAGCTGGTAGATATTTTGTCTTAAAGAAAAAGACATCAGATGGAAATAATGCAGATTATTATGTAGCAAAGGGTCCATCTCCCAGTACCAAACTTGGTCGAAGAGTTGCCAAAGCTGTCATGTATCGGGTCAAGTCCGTGACATCGTCTGTCAGAGATGTTGTTGCTTTGACCTCTAATACCGGAGGTGAGTTATTAAGTTCTTCAGTGGAGCAGATTCAAGTCTGTGCAGTAAAAGAGGCTGGACCAATGCCAAAGAGGAGTTCCATAGTAAGCTTAGGAATATCTCCTTCCTACAAGGATGTAGCAGTTGCCCCACCAGGTACCATCTATATGTTGCAGAAGAGCTTTTCTCAAGACGAAGTTCCTGATAGTCCAAAAGTTCTGGAACTTGGAGAAGAAGCCAATGGAGAGGAACAAAATTTTGAGCTAATGAAAAGTAATGCAGAATCCATCAAGCTGGGGGACGTTCAGCATCTTATTGCAGATGATGCTGGTAATATAAATGATGAAACAGTAGCTACTGACAACAAAGAAGGAATTTCTTTGAGTTATTTGGGAGGAGGTGAAATTTCAGATGTCACATGTCCAGTCATGCCTTCAGTTCAATCCAGCCATGTTGATGTTAGTCCAATGGAAGAGGAAGGTCTCAACACTCGCAACATGTGTATTTCTGACAATTTTGATTCAAATGGTAATTCAAATGTTACGTTACAAGAGATGGAGTACCCAGAGGTAAAAGCTTCAGTATCTTATTCAAGTGATATTAGTCGAGATATGTCCAATAAACAGTTATCTGCATCAGCGGCACCCTTCAGCCCATTCCCAGCCGTTGCTCGTATAGTGCCACTGCCTATGAACATTAATCACCCTTCTGGTCCTGGAAGACTACCACCAGTAGGTCTTTGGCCAATGAATATGAGTGTTCATCCAGGAACACCCACTATTTTGCCCAACCCAATGTGCTCCTCCCCTCATCACTCATATCATTCACCTCCGCCCACCCCAAACATGATGAACTGTTTGCCCTTTATGTACCCTCCCTATTCTCAACCCCAGATGTTACCTCCAACTACATTCCCAGTAAACAGCAGCGCTTTCCATCCCAATCATTATGCTTGGCAGTGCAATATGACTCCTAAAGCATCAGATTATGTTCCTGGCTCAGTTTGGTCTGGCTGCCATCCAATAGAGTTTTCTGTCTCGCTACCTGTGGTTGAACCAATTACTGAGTCAACTTTGGTTTCGGTCACAAAAGAGTCATCTGATAATTCTGAGCGCTCGAGTCCGGTACCAAGCTTTCCTGTTGATCTCATCTCTGGGGATGAGGTTAAGGCAGAAGCAAATCTTCCAGCACCAGATGCCGTGGAAATTTTGAATGATATAGCTGAGGTTGGATCAGAAAAAGTGAGAGCAATGAACACATTGGCTTCAGAGTACATTACCTTGTCGGACAATCAATCACAGAAGGGTGACGCTCCAAATGAGAATGCTGGATCCTGTGATAATTACATACAGAGACACCCTTGTAAGACTGATGAtgagaagactttcaacattttAATAAGAGGTAGGAGGAACCGCAAACAAATTCTGAGAATGCCGATGAGTTTGCTTAAGAGACCATATACTTCTCAGCCCTTCAAAGCTGTATGTTGCAGGGTAATAAGAGACTGA